From the Streptomyces sp. SN-593 genome, the window GCGCCCGGCCGAGGACGTGCAGTCCGTCGCGGATCTGGGCGTCCTTGATCTCGCAGAGCCAGCCGTCGACGTGGAGCAGGAAGTCGTCGAAGCCCTCGTCGTCGGGGCGGTCGTCCAGGCCCAGGTCGTGGTCGAGGCGGGCGGCCTGGATCAGGGTCCAGATCTGCGCGCGGATCGCCGGCAGCTTCGCCGGGTCCATGGCCGCGATCTGGGCGTGCTCGTCCATCAGCTGTTCGAGGCGGGCGATGTCGCCGTAGGAGTCGGCGCGGGCCATCGGCGGCACGAGGTGGTCGATCAGGGTGGCGTGCGCGCGGCGCTTGGCCTGGGTGCCCTCGCCGGGGTCGTTGACCAGGAACGGGTAGACCAGCGGGAGGTCGCCGAGCACCGCGTCCGGGCCGCAGGCGGCCGACAGGCCGGCGTTCTTGCCGGGCAGCCACTCCAGGTTGCCGTGCTTGCCGAGGTGGATCATCGCGTCGGCGCCGAAGCCGCCCTCCGCGGCCGGGGCGGCGATCCAGTGGTAGGCCGCCAGGTAGTGGTGCGAGGGCGGCAGGTCGGGGTCGTGGTAGATCGCGATCGGGTTCTCGCCGAAACCGCGCGGCGGCTGGATGAGGACCAGCAGGTTGCCGTGCCGGAGGGCGGCGAGCACGATGTCGCCCTCCGGGTTGCGGCTGCGGTCCACGAACAGTTCGCCCGGCGGCGGGCCCCAGTGCCGCTCGACCGCGTCGCGCAGTTCCCGCGGCAGGGTGCCGTACCAGCGGCGGTAGTCCGCGGCGGGGACCCGGACCGGGTTGCGGGCCAACTGCTCCTCGGTCAGCCAGTCCTGGTCGTGGCCGCCGGCGTCGATGAGGGCGCGGATGAGGGCGTCGCCGGGGTGGGGGGCGGCGGGTCCGGCGGGGGAGGTCTCGGAGGAGGTGTCGGTGCCGGCGCCGGAGGCGTCGCCGTCAGGAGCATTGCCGTCAGGGGCGTCGCTGCCCGGCGCCGGGTCGGGGGTGTCGAGGCCGGGGACCGGGTCGGGGCCGAAGTCGTACCCCTCCTCGCGCAGGCGGCGCAGCAGGGCCATGGCGCTGGCCGGGGTGTCGAGGCCCACCGCGTTGCCGATGCGGGAGTGCTTGGTCGGGTAGGCGGACAGCACCAGGGCGAGGCGCTTGTCCGCGGCGGGTATGTGCCGCAGCCGGGCGTGCCGCACCGCGATGCCGGCCACCCGGGCGGCGCGTTCGGGGTCGGCGACGTAGGCGGGCAGGCCGTCGGCGTCGACCTCCTTGAACGAGAACGGGACGGTGATCAGCCGCCCGTCGAACTCGGGAACCGCGATCTGGGTGGCGGCGTCCAGCGGCGAGACGCCCTCGTCGCTGGCCAGCCAGGCGGCGCGCGAGCCGGTCAGGCAGAGCGCCTGGAGCACCGGCACGTCCAGGCCGGTGAGCGCGCCCGCGTCCCATGCCTCGTCGTCGCCTCCCGCGGACGCCTCGGCGGGCCGGGTGCCGCCGGCCGCGAGCACGGTGGTGACGATGGCGTCGGCGGCGGCCAGTTCGGCGACGAGCCCGGGCTCGGGGGTGCGCAGGGAGGCGACGAAGTACGGCAGCGCGCGGGCGCCGGCCGCTTCGATCGCGTCGCACAGGGCGGCCACGAAGGCGGTGTTCCCGCTCATGTGGTGGGCGCGGTAGTAGAGCACGGCGACGGTGGGGGCGTCCGCGGGCGTTTGGGCCGACGCGCGCTCCAGCGGGCCCCAGGAGGGCGCGGGAGCGGGCGGGTCGAAGCCGTGGCCGGTGAGCAGCACCGTGTCGGACAGGAAGCGGGCGAGCTGCTCCAGGTTGCCGGGGCCGCCGTGCGCGAGGTACGCGTGGGCCTCGGCGGCGATGCCGACCGGCACGGTCGAGGCCGCCATCAGCTGGGCGTCCGGCGCCTGTTCGCCGCTCAGCACGACCACGGGAAGGGCGGTGGCCAGCAGCGCGTCCAGCCCGTCCTGCCAGGCCCGCAGGCCGCCGAGCAGGCGGACGACGACCAGGCCGACGCCGTCCAGCAGTTCCGGCAGACCCGCCACGTCCAGCCGCGCGGGGTTCCCGAACCGGTACGCCACCGGCCCGCCGGCCGCCCGCGCGCTGAGCAGGTCCGTGTCGGAGGTGCTCAGCAGCAGCACGCGCTCAAGGTGCCCCGGTCCCTCCGGGGTGCCGGCCTCCGCGGGTTCCGGGACCGCCTGCCCGGTGGCGGGGGCGCCGGCGGGCGAGGCCGCGTCGGCTCCGGGCGGTTCCTCGGTGTCCCTCGCCGGAGCGGCGGTCCCGGACACCGGAGAGGTGGTCTCGGAACCGGCGGAACGGGGCAACTCGGGTGATCCGGTCACGGTGTGGCCTTCCTCGGGGTGTCCGCGCCCCGGGCGGTGTCGGACGGCGGGAGTTCCTGGCTTGCTCGGCCGCCGGAGGCACCGGTGGCCAAGTTCACAGTGGCGGGACCGCGCCGGATTCTCACCGGGCTTCCTCCCCTGTCGCCGTCTGCGGCGATGCGCGAACCGGAAGGTCCGCACGGCGAGCATAGTAAGTGTCGCGGCCGTTCGGCAGATGACCCGATTTGTGGCACGGTCGGTATGCTCGCCGCCATGTCCACCGCCCCCGACCTGCCCGTCCGGCCGCCCCGGCCGGACGCCGACGCCTGTTCCACGGGCGGCGGCGCGCAACCGGCGGGCACCGGCGCACCGGTGCCGGACGGCGCCGGCCTGCTGCGGGACCGGGGGGACGCCTGCCCGGGCGCCCTGCGCCTGCACCCCGCCGACGACGGCGCGTTGGCCCGCGTCCGGATTCCCGGCGGCGTGCTGGACGCGGCGCAGGCCGAGCGGTTGGGCGAGGCGGCCCGGCGGTTCGGCGACGGTGACGTCCATCTCACTTCGCGCGGCAACGTCCAACTGCGCGGCCTGGACGCGGGTTGCGGAGCGGAGCTGGCCCAACTGCTGGGCGCCGCCGGGCTGCTGCCCTCGGCCACCCACGAGCGCGTACGGAACGTCGTGGCCTCGCCGCTGTCCGGCCTCGACGGGCGGGGGCACCTGGACGTCGGGGACTGGCTGCGGGAGCTGGACGGGCTGCTGTGCGGCAGCCCGGCCGCCGCGGCGCTGTCCGGGCGGTTCCTCTTCGCGCTGGACGACGGGCGCGGCGACGTCGCGGCCCTGGCGCCCGACGTGACGCTGCGCGCGGCGCCCGACGGGACCGCGCTGCTGGCGGTCGGCCGCAACGCGGCCCTGCGCGTGACCGCCGCCGACGCGCCCCGGGCCGCCCTGCTCGCCGCGGAGCTCTTCCTCGCCGAGGCCGCGTCCGAGGGCGGCGAGCCCAGCGCGTGGCGGGTGGCCGACCTGCCCGACCGCGGCGCGGCCCTCACCGCCGAACTCGCCGGCCGCCTCCCCGCGCCGCCCGCGCCCGGACCCGAGCCGGCGCCCGCGGCCGACCCCGCGCCCGCTCCCGTGGCCGTGGCCGCCCGGGGGAAGGCCGCCTCCCCGGCCGCCCCCGACGGCACCCGGTCCGGAGCCGTCCCCGCCGCCCCCGACGGCACCCGGGCGAAGTCCGCACCCACCACCACCGACGGCACCCGGGCGAAGTCCGCCCCCACCACCACCGACCACGGCACCGGGGAGAAGGCCGGCCCTACCCCCACCGCCGACCACGGCACCCGGGCGGAGCCAGCACCCACCGCCACCGACCACGGCACCGAGGAGCGGTCCGCACCCACCGCCCCACCCTCCGCCGCCTCCGCCGACGCCTTCCCCGCGCTCGGCCCCGTCGCGCACCCGGCCGCCCCCGGCGGCCCCCTCGCGCTCTCCGTCCTCGCGCCCCTCGGCCGCCTGACCGCCGACCAGTGGCGCGCCCTGTGCGCGCTCGCCGCCCGCACCCCGGCCGCGCACCTGCGGCTCACCCCGTGGCGGGGCGCCGTCGTCCCGGGCGTGCCCGCCGACCGGGCCCGGGAGGAGCTGGCCGCGCTGGCGGCGGCCGGGCTGGTGACGGACGCGGCCTCCCCGTGGGTCGGCGTGAGCGCGTGCGCCGGGCGGCCCGGATGCGCGAAGTCGCTCGCCGACGTCCGCGCGGACGCGGCCGCCCTCGTCCGCTCCGCCCCCGGGGACGCCGAGCCCTCCCGCCCCGCCCCCGGGAGCGCGGAACCCGGGGGCGGCGGCGCACCGGCGGACGGCGCCCCCCGCCCCGGCGGCCCCGCGGCCCCCCGCCTCCTGCCCGTCCACTGGTCCGGCTGCCCCCGCCGCTGCGGCCGCCCCCGCACCGCCGACCGCGTCGAGGTCGTCGCGACCCCCGACGGCTACCGTGTGGACCTCTTCCACCGGGCGGCCGCGACCCCCGGCACCCCGTCCCGTAGCGTCCATCCCGGCCCCCCTGACCTCGCCGCCACCGTGGCGGCCGCGCGCCGCGGCGCGCCGACCGAATGAGCGAGACCACCGTGCCCCCTGTGTCCCCGGTCCCCCCGGGCTCCGCGTACCCGTACGCGTACGAGAAGGACGGCGCGGCCATCTACCGCCGGTCCTTCGCCACGATCCGCGCCGAGGCGGACCTCGGCGGCCTGCCCGCGGACGTCTCCCAGGTCGCGGTGCGGATGATCCACGCCTGCGGGATGGTCGACCTGGTGGCCGACCTCGCGTACTCGCCCGGCGTGGTGGCGCGGGCCCGCGCGGCGCTGCGGGCGGGGGCACCCATCCTGTGCGACGCGGCGATGGTCGCCAGCGGGGTGACCCGCAGACGGCTGCCCGCGGACAACGAGGTCGTCTGCACGCTCGGCGACCCCTCGGTGCCCGCGCTGGCCGCCGAACTCGGCACCACCCGCACCGCGGCGGCCCTGGAGCTGTGGCGCGAGCGGCTCGACGGGGCCGTCGTCGCCGTCGGCAACGCGCCCACCGCGCTGTTCCGGCTGCTGGAACTCGTGGCCGAGGGCGCGCCGCGGCCGGCCGCGGTGATCGGCGTCCCGGTCGGCTTCGTCGGCGCGGCCGAGTCGAAGCAGGCGCTGGCCACCGACCCGTCGGGCCTCGACCACCTGGTCGTCCACGGCAGGCGCGGCGGCAGCGCCATCGCGGCGGCCGCACTCAACGCGATCGCGAGCGAGGAAGAATGAGCAGCGGCCTTTCCGCGGCGCACGAGGCGACCGCTCCCGACGGCTCCGGCGTGGGGCGGCTCTACGGGGTCGGCCTCGGTCCGGGCGACCCGAAACTGCTGACGGTGCGGGCCGTGGAGGTGATCTCGGCGGCCGACGTCGTGGCGTACCACAGCGCGCGGCACGGCCGGTCGATCGCCCGGGGGATCGCGGCGGGGTACCTGCGCGAGGGCCAGGTCGAGGAGAAGCTGGTCTATCCGGTCACCACGGAGACCACCGACCACCCCGGCGGCTACCAGGGCGCGATGGAGGAGTTCTACGAGCGGGCCGCGGCGCGGCTGGCCGCGCACCTGGACGCGGGGCGGAGCGTGGCGGTGCTGGCCGAGGGCGACCCGCTCTTCTACGGGTCGTACATGCACATGCACAAGCGGCTGGCCGACCGGTACCCGACGGAGGTCGTGCCCGGGGTGACGTCGATGGCGGGCGCGGCCGCGCGGCTGGGGACGCCGCTGGTGGAGGGCGAGGAGTCGCTGACGGTGCTGCCCGGCACGCTGCCGGAGGAGGAGCTCGCGGCGCGGCTGGCGGCGGCGGACACCGCGGTGGTGCTGAAGCTGGGCCGGACGTTCCCGGCGGTGCGGCGGGCGCTGGAGCGGTCCGGGCGGTTGGCCGAGGCGCGGTACGTCGAGCGGGCCACCATGGCGGGTGAGCGGACCGCGGAACTCGCCGGGGTGGACCCGGAGTCGGTGCCGTACTTCGCCATGGCGGTGCTGCCGAGCCGGGGCGGCGCGACGGAGCCGGCGGCGGTACCGGCGGCACTGCCCGCGCAGGAGCGGGCCGAGGAGGCGGCGGACGGCCGCGGCGGGCCGGGGAACGTCGTGGTGGTGGGCACCGGTCCGGCCGGCCCGCTGTGGCTGACCCCCGAGACGCGCGGCGCGCTGGCCTCGGCGGACGACCTGGTCGGCTACACCACGTACCTGGACCGGGTGCCGGTCAGGGCCGGCCAGCGGCGGCACGGCAGCGACAACAAGGTGGAGGCCGAGCGGGCCGAGTTCGCGCTCGACCTCGCCCGCAGGGGGCGGCGGGTGGCCGTGGTCTCCGGCGGCGACCCGGGGGTGTTCGCGATGGCCACCGCCGTGGTGGAGGCCGCCTCCCGGCCGCCGTACCGGGACGTGCCGATACGGGTGCTGCCCGGCGTGACCGCGGCGAACGCGGCGGCCGCGCGGGCCGGTGCTCCGCTCGGCCACGACTACGCGGCCGTCTCCCTGTCGGACCGGCTCAAGCCGTGGGAGGTCATCGCCGAGCGGCTGCGCGCGGCCGCCTCCGCGGACCTGGTGCTGGCGCTGTACAACCCGGGGTCGAAGAGCCGCACGTGGCAGGTGGCCGAGGCGCGCAAGCTGCTGCTGGAGCACCGCGCCCCCGACACCCCCGTGGTGGTCGCCCGCGACGTCGGCGGCCCGGGCGAGCGGGTGCGGATCGTCCGCCTCGACGATCTGGACCCGGAGGAGGTCGACATGCGCACCCTGCTGATCGTCGGCTCCTCGCAGACCAGGACCGTGGTGCGCGGGGACGGCGAGCAGATCGTCTGGACGCCGCGGACCTACCCCCGGTCCTGAGACCCGCCCCGCCCCGGGCCGACCGCGGCCCGGGGCGAACGCACCGCCCCTCGGCCCGGGGGCGAGGGCACCGCGCGCCCGCCGCCGTGTGCTCAGCCCGTCCGTTCCCGCACCCACCGCGCCGCCCGCTCCACGTCCTCCGCGACCTCCACCCCCTCCACCGCCGGCGGCCGGCGCACCACGACCACCGGCAGGCCCGCCTCCCGCGCCGCCACCAGCTTCGCGGCCGTGGCCGCGCCCCCGCTGTCCTTCGTCACCAGCACCCCGATCCGGTGCTCCCGCAGCACCTCCCGCTCCCCCTGGAGCGTGTACGGACCCCGGTCGAGCAGCACCTCCGTCCGGCGCGGCAGCACCCCCTCCGGGGGGTCCACCGACCGCACCAGGAACCACAGGTCGTCCAGTCCGGCGAACGCGGCGAGCCCGCTGCGGCCGGTGGTCAGGAACACCCGGTCGGCGAGGGCGGGCAGCAGGTGCGCGGCGTGCGCGAGGGAGTCCGCCGGGTGCCAGCGGTCGCCCGGGGCCGGGGTCCAGCCCGGGCGGCGCAGCGCGAGCAGCGGCACCCCCGTCCGCGCGGCGGCCTCCGCGGCGTTCGCGCTGATCCTCGCGGCGAAGGGGTGGGTGGCGTCGACCAGTGCGGTCACGTGGTGGTCGCGGAGCCATTCGGCCAGTCCCCGTGGGCCGCCGAAGCCGCCGATCCGCACGGTGCCCCGCGGGAGGCGGGGGGCGGAGACGCGGCCGGCGAGCGACGACGTCACGGTGCGCCCGCGCTCGGCGAGGAGCCCCGCGAGTTCCCTCGCCTCGGTGGTGCCGCCGAGGATCAGCACGTGCACGTCGGTGCCCTTCCTGAATGTTCCACGTGAAACAAGCCCAGGGTGCCTCATCCGCCCCTCGCTTCCCGGCGTTCCGGGCCCCGCTCCTTGCCGTCCGCGCCCACTCGCGGGTGCACCGTGGCTGCCCGTGCCCCCACACGGTCGGCCGGTTCCGCTGTCCGGGTACGGCGCCGGGTGCGCTGCGGAGCAGCCGCACCCACCCGGGGCGCGGGGAACCGCGCGACCGCCCACAGCGCACCCGGGGACGCCGACGCACCGCAAGACCCCCTCGCGCGCCTCCGTCACCGCCACCACCGGCAGGTGGTCCCTCGACCGACAGGACGGAGCCGGCCGGGGGTCAGGGGCGCCCCCGGAGGGGCGAGTACAGGTGGCTGTCGGGAAAGGACGAAGCCCCCAGGGTGCGCCCGACCATGATGACGGCGGTGCGGCGGATTCCCGCCGCCGCCACCTGCGCGGCCACCGTCGCGAGCGTCCCCCGCAGGACGACCTCGTCCGCCCTGCTGGCGTAGGCGACGACGGCGGCCGGGCAGTCCGCCCCGTAGTGCGGCGTCAACTCGGCGACGACGCGCTCGGCGTACCCCGCCGCGAGGTGCAGCACCAGCAGCGCCCCGCTGGCCGCGAGCGTCGGCAGGTCCTCCCCCGGCGGCATGGGCGTGGCCCGCTGCGCGACCCTCGTGAGGATCACCGTCTGCCCGACCGCCGGCACCGTCAACTCCCGCTTGAGCGCGGCCGCGGCCGCCGCGAAGGCGGGCACCCCGGGCACCACCTCGTACGGCACCCCGGCCGCGTCGAGCCGGCGCATCTGCTCGGCCACCGCGCTGAACACCGAAGGATCCCCGGAGTGCAGCCGCGCCACGTCGTGGCCGTCGCGGTGCGCCCGTACCAGCGCGTCGGTGATCTCGTCCAGGTCCATCCGCGCGGTGTCCACGAGTTCCGCCCCCGGCGGGCAGTCAGCGAGCAGTTCGCGCGGCACCAGGCTCCCGGCGTACAGGCAGACCCGGCAGGAGGCCAGCAGCCGCGCGCCGCGCACTGTGATGAGGTCGGCGGCGCCGGGCCCGGCGCCGATGAAGTGCACGGTCATAGGTCTTCCGCTCCTGCCGGATCGGCCGGCTTGACCACCGACCACTGGGTGACCGGCATCGCCTGACGCCAGCCGGTGAACGTCCCCACGGGTGCCGCGTGCGCGACGGCCAGCCGGACGAGGTCGCCGCCGCGTCGGCGGTAGTGCGCGGCGAGCAGCGCCTCGGACTCCAGGGTGACGGTGTTCGCGACGAGCCGGCCGCCGGCCGCGAGCGCGTCCCAGCAGGCGTCGAGCAGGCCGGGCGCGGTGAGCCCGCCGCCGACGAACACGGCGTCGGGGGCCGGGAGTCCGGCCAGCGCGGCGGGCGCGGCGCCGGTGGCGACCCGCAGCGCGGGCACGCCGAGCCGGTCGGCGTTGGCGGTGATGCGGGCGGCCCGGACCGGGTCGCGCTCGACGGCCACCGCGCGGCAGGACGGGTGCGCGCGCATCCACTCGATCGCGATCGATCCGGAGCCGCCTCCGACGTCCCAGAGCAGTTCGCCGGGCGCGGGGGCGAGCGCGGCGAGGGTGGCGGCGCGCACATGGCGCTTGGTGAGCTGCCCGTCGTGGTCGTACGCCTCGTCCGGGAGCCCGGGCACCGCGCCGAGCCGCGGGGCGCCGGCGCCGCGGCGGCAGTCGACGGCGACGACGTTGAGCGGGTCGCCGGGCGGGTGCGCCCAGCCGTCGGCGGTGCCGTCGGCCGCCACCCGCTCACGGGGGCCGCCGAGTTGCTCCAGCACCCGCAGGCGGCTCGGCCCGAAGCCGCGGTCGCGCAGCAGCGCGGCGACCTCGGCAGGGGTGGCCGCGCCGGCGCTGAGCACGACCAGGCGGCGGCGGTGGTGCAGGGCGGCGGCCAGCGTCGCCGCGGGGCGCCCGACGAGAGTGACGACCGCGGTGTCCTCGACCGGCCAACCGAGCCGGGCACAGGCGTAGGAGACCGACGAGGGGTGCGGCAGTACCCGCAGCGCCTCCGGGCCGGCCTCCTCCGCCAGGGCCCGGCCGATGCCGTGGAAGAACGGGTCCCCGCTGGCCAGCACAGCGAGCCGGCGGCCGGCGTGGGCCGCGAGCAGCCCGGGCACCGCGGGCCGCAGCGGCGAGGGCCACGGCACCCGCTGCCCGGCGCACTCCGGTGGCAGCAGGTCGAGTTGGCGCGGGCCGCCGATCACCGCGTCCGCGGCGCGCAACGCGGCCCGGGACGCCTCGGGCAGCCCGTCCCAGCCGTCGGCGCCGATGCCGACGACGGTCACCGGCGCGGGGGCGGAGCTCACGCGGACACCTCGGATCGGGGAAGCGGCAGGTCAGCAGGACCCTACCGACCGACCGCGGGCTCCCGCCCGGCGGGTTCGCCGAGGGCGCGCCCCGGACCGCCCGCGGCGGCGCCTGTCCGGCGGCCGCGCCGGGGTCCACCGACCGGGCGCGGTCCGCTGACCGGGCCGGGTCCACCGACCGGGCCCGGGCATGGCGACGGGCCGCCGGCGAGGGGGGAAGGCCGGCGGCCCGTACGGGTGGAGCGGGCCGGTGGGGCGCGAGGGGGCGCGCCTCACCGGCCGGCGGCCGCAGGGCGGCCGCGGGTGGTTCAGTGGTTGGCCACGCCGTTGCCGGACAGCACCGGGATGTTGCTGAGCACGTGCGACAGCGGCTCGTCGCCCTGGGCCTGGGTGGAGTTCTCGGTGCACTGCTGGTTCTGCGGCGAGGTCAGCACGTTGACGTCCTGGACGGTGATCGGCACCAGGCCGATCAGCGAGCCGACGTTGGCCTTCACCGGCACGCCGAGGCAGGGCTTGTTCAGGGTGCCCTGGACCAGGCCGATCTGCGGGCTCTGGGTGCCACCGGTGTGGGTGTTGCCGTACGCCTGCTCGGCGCCGTTGCCGTTCACCGTGGTGGTGCCACCGTCGTTGCCGATCGCCATGGCCTGCGGAGCGGCGGCGGCACCGACAGCGGCGACCGACGCGGCGAGAGCAGCACCGGCAAGCATCTTCTTGATCATTGTTGTCCCTTTTTTTGGTGCTTGGCGCACTGGTCTGGAAAGTCTGGAACGATCTGATCAACCGCTCCAGCGGGGTTTGGTTCCGGCCTTTCACTCCGACGGGGTAACAGCCGGGTGGGAGGGGCCGGGAGAGCCGGGAAAGCGGCGGGCGGGCGTCAGCCGAGCGGGAGGCCGCCGAGCGGCAGACCGCCGAGCAGCGAGCCGCCGGGCAGGGCTCCGGTGACACCGGACAGCGCGGAGCCCGCGTGGCCGGCGGCACCCTGCACCGAGTCGGCGGCGCCCTGGAGGGTCTCCAGAGTGGACTGGACCTGCGTGGCGTCCGCGACCTTCTGGAGCGGCTGCTCGTTGAGCGCCTGGTCCACCCCGCCGTTGATGCTCGTGGGCATCGTCGACATGTTGTCGACCGAGACGGGGGCACTGGCGGTGTCGTCCGCAAAGGCGGGTGCGGCCACCCCGGCCGCCATGACCGAACCGGCCAGTACCGCCGCGACCTTCGAGTACTTCACTTGCCACCCTTTCCTAAGCCGAGAGCCGGCCGCCCGACGCTTTGACGTCGGGCGCCGTGGAACGCCGTCGGAGCGCCGAAGTCCGGCACGCTGAACAACGACCGCGCCGATCCACAGGAAACGGAAAACGGGCCGCGTCCGCGACAATCACCCGTACGTGGGGAACTTCGGCGCATTTCCCGTACCGGCGGCTTTTCCCGGCGGAGAGCGGCGCGGCCCACCGGGGCGGTCAGCGCGTGCGGGCGGTGGCGCGGGCGGACCTGGCGGCGGTGTGGGAGCGCCGGTAGAGCAGTGCACCGCCGAGCAGCAGGGCCGCACCCGCGGCGCCCGCGAAACCCGCCTCGTGCCGGGCGATACCGGTCTCGGCAAGCTGGTGGTGCTCGACGACCGGCTGGGCCGGCGGCGTCGTCGGGGCGGGCGGGGCCTCGGTGCGCGGCGGCGCCTGCCGGGGCGGCGTGGTCGGCGCGGGGGACGACTCGTTGCTGCACGAGTTGCCGAACGAGGGGTTCAACAGCCCGGCGGCGTCGACCGTGTTGCCGCACGCGTTGACCGGCACTTCCACCGGGACCTGCACGGAGTTGCCCGACAGGAGGCCGGGCGAACCGCTGGCGGTGCTGTCGCCGCCGGAATCCGCCTGTGCGTACCCCCCGGTCGCGGCCAGGACGCTGCTCGCGGCAGCGACGGTGAGCAGACTCCGGCTCAGGATCTGTCGCATCGACTCTTCTTTCGACTTCGCTACTCAGGGGCGCCCGGCTGCTCCGTGGGCCCCCGCCAGACGCACCGCCCCGGGGCGCGAAGAGGTTCGGCGCTCCGGGGCGGTACCTGTTCAGGACGCTGTCACGACCCGACAGGCAGACGTCAGTTGTCCGCGTTGACGCAGGTGTTGCCGAACGCGGGGTTCAGCAGGGCGATCACGTTGACGGTGTTGCCGCACAGGTTGACCGGGACGTGCACCGGGACCTGGATGACGTTGCCCGACAGCACGCCCGGCGAACCGGCGGCGACCGCACCGGCGCCGGAGCTGGCGAACGCGGGGACAGCGGCACCGGCTGCCATCAGGGTGCCGGCGGCGACCGCTGCGACCTTCGAGTACTTCACGGTGAACTCCTTTTCCGGAAACGGCGTCGTGCACCGCCACGGCCTTCGTGACGGTTCGCCGGGCAATTCCACGCCCGAGCACACCGCTGCCGACCGGATCAACGACCACCCCGGTACCGAGGAAACTGGCAGACGGCCGTCGGAAAACACTATTCACCCGAATGGCCGGTAGAACTCCCCCGCCGTGCGGAAATCCCGCGCCCCGCGACGGCCGAGCCGGCGGAGGAACCGCGCACCCGCGGG encodes:
- a CDS encoding precorrin-3B synthase translates to MSTAPDLPVRPPRPDADACSTGGGAQPAGTGAPVPDGAGLLRDRGDACPGALRLHPADDGALARVRIPGGVLDAAQAERLGEAARRFGDGDVHLTSRGNVQLRGLDAGCGAELAQLLGAAGLLPSATHERVRNVVASPLSGLDGRGHLDVGDWLRELDGLLCGSPAAAALSGRFLFALDDGRGDVAALAPDVTLRAAPDGTALLAVGRNAALRVTAADAPRAALLAAELFLAEAASEGGEPSAWRVADLPDRGAALTAELAGRLPAPPAPGPEPAPAADPAPAPVAVAARGKAASPAAPDGTRSGAVPAAPDGTRAKSAPTTTDGTRAKSAPTTTDHGTGEKAGPTPTADHGTRAEPAPTATDHGTEERSAPTAPPSAASADAFPALGPVAHPAAPGGPLALSVLAPLGRLTADQWRALCALAARTPAAHLRLTPWRGAVVPGVPADRAREELAALAAAGLVTDAASPWVGVSACAGRPGCAKSLADVRADAAALVRSAPGDAEPSRPAPGSAEPGGGGAPADGAPRPGGPAAPRLLPVHWSGCPRRCGRPRTADRVEVVATPDGYRVDLFHRAAATPGTPSRSVHPGPPDLAATVAAARRGAPTE
- a CDS encoding precorrin-8X methylmutase; the encoded protein is MSPVPPGSAYPYAYEKDGAAIYRRSFATIRAEADLGGLPADVSQVAVRMIHACGMVDLVADLAYSPGVVARARAALRAGAPILCDAAMVASGVTRRRLPADNEVVCTLGDPSVPALAAELGTTRTAAALELWRERLDGAVVAVGNAPTALFRLLELVAEGAPRPAAVIGVPVGFVGAAESKQALATDPSGLDHLVVHGRRGGSAIAAAALNAIASEEE
- a CDS encoding precorrin-2 C(20)-methyltransferase, whose translation is MSSGLSAAHEATAPDGSGVGRLYGVGLGPGDPKLLTVRAVEVISAADVVAYHSARHGRSIARGIAAGYLREGQVEEKLVYPVTTETTDHPGGYQGAMEEFYERAAARLAAHLDAGRSVAVLAEGDPLFYGSYMHMHKRLADRYPTEVVPGVTSMAGAAARLGTPLVEGEESLTVLPGTLPEEELAARLAAADTAVVLKLGRTFPAVRRALERSGRLAEARYVERATMAGERTAELAGVDPESVPYFAMAVLPSRGGATEPAAVPAALPAQERAEEAADGRGGPGNVVVVGTGPAGPLWLTPETRGALASADDLVGYTTYLDRVPVRAGQRRHGSDNKVEAERAEFALDLARRGRRVAVVSGGDPGVFAMATAVVEAASRPPYRDVPIRVLPGVTAANAAAARAGAPLGHDYAAVSLSDRLKPWEVIAERLRAAASADLVLALYNPGSKSRTWQVAEARKLLLEHRAPDTPVVVARDVGGPGERVRIVRLDDLDPEEVDMRTLLIVGSSQTRTVVRGDGEQIVWTPRTYPRS
- a CDS encoding cobalt-precorrin-6A reductase, with the protein product MHVLILGGTTEARELAGLLAERGRTVTSSLAGRVSAPRLPRGTVRIGGFGGPRGLAEWLRDHHVTALVDATHPFAARISANAAEAAARTGVPLLALRRPGWTPAPGDRWHPADSLAHAAHLLPALADRVFLTTGRSGLAAFAGLDDLWFLVRSVDPPEGVLPRRTEVLLDRGPYTLQGEREVLREHRIGVLVTKDSGGAATAAKLVAAREAGLPVVVVRRPPAVEGVEVAEDVERAARWVRERTG
- the cobM gene encoding precorrin-4 C(11)-methyltransferase translates to MTVHFIGAGPGAADLITVRGARLLASCRVCLYAGSLVPRELLADCPPGAELVDTARMDLDEITDALVRAHRDGHDVARLHSGDPSVFSAVAEQMRRLDAAGVPYEVVPGVPAFAAAAAALKRELTVPAVGQTVILTRVAQRATPMPPGEDLPTLAASGALLVLHLAAGYAERVVAELTPHYGADCPAAVVAYASRADEVVLRGTLATVAAQVAAAGIRRTAVIMVGRTLGASSFPDSHLYSPLRGRP
- the cbiE gene encoding precorrin-6y C5,15-methyltransferase (decarboxylating) subunit CbiE, which translates into the protein MTVVGIGADGWDGLPEASRAALRAADAVIGGPRQLDLLPPECAGQRVPWPSPLRPAVPGLLAAHAGRRLAVLASGDPFFHGIGRALAEEAGPEALRVLPHPSSVSYACARLGWPVEDTAVVTLVGRPAATLAAALHHRRRLVVLSAGAATPAEVAALLRDRGFGPSRLRVLEQLGGPRERVAADGTADGWAHPPGDPLNVVAVDCRRGAGAPRLGAVPGLPDEAYDHDGQLTKRHVRAATLAALAPAPGELLWDVGGGSGSIAIEWMRAHPSCRAVAVERDPVRAARITANADRLGVPALRVATGAAPAALAGLPAPDAVFVGGGLTAPGLLDACWDALAAGGRLVANTVTLESEALLAAHYRRRGGDLVRLAVAHAAPVGTFTGWRQAMPVTQWSVVKPADPAGAEDL
- a CDS encoding rodlin, with amino-acid sequence MIKKMLAGAALAASVAAVGAAAAPQAMAIGNDGGTTTVNGNGAEQAYGNTHTGGTQSPQIGLVQGTLNKPCLGVPVKANVGSLIGLVPITVQDVNVLTSPQNQQCTENSTQAQGDEPLSHVLSNIPVLSGNGVANH
- a CDS encoding chaplin, producing the protein MRQILSRSLLTVAAASSVLAATGGYAQADSGGDSTASGSPGLLSGNSVQVPVEVPVNACGNTVDAAGLLNPSFGNSCSNESSPAPTTPPRQAPPRTEAPPAPTTPPAQPVVEHHQLAETGIARHEAGFAGAAGAALLLGGALLYRRSHTAARSARATARTR
- a CDS encoding chaplin → MKYSKVAAVAAGTLMAAGAAVPAFASSGAGAVAAGSPGVLSGNVIQVPVHVPVNLCGNTVNVIALLNPAFGNTCVNADN